The genomic stretch ACGAGCACGCCGCCGTCCGCCAGCTGCCGGCCCAGCCCCGCGAAGGCGGTGGCCAGTTGCTCGCCGGCCAGGTAGGCCAGCGGCTCGCCCATGCACGTGACGACGTCGAAGGCGCCGAGGTCCGGCATGTCCCGCAGGTCGGCGACGTGGAACGGCACCCCGGCCGCCGCCGGCTTGGCGCGCGCCACCTCGATCATCTCGGGTGAGAGGTCGCAGCCGGTGACCGTGAATCCGAGGCGGTCGCGCAGGGCGAGGGTGCCGCGCCCGGTGCCGCACCCCGCGTCCAGCAGCCGGGGGCCGCCGGAACCGTACCGGTCGACGAGCTTGCCGTAGAAGGTGACCCAGCGCAGCAGGTACGGGTCCTCGACGATGGTGTCGTAGTCCGCCGCGACCGCCTCGTACGCGGTCAGCGCGGGGTCGGGGGCCGGGCCTTCGGGCTGCGCGGGCAAAGGATCCACCTCTCCTGGGGCGGCCGCAAGCGGCCGCGGGCGGCCGTGCGCCGCCGGGGCGCGCTCGAATCTATGGTCGGCAAACCCGCCGGTCAAGGCCGGTACGGGAACGCCGGAAGGCCGGCGCGGGGCGGCGGTTCCGTACCGCCCCGCACCGGCCTTCCGGCACCTGCCGCGCCGCCTCAGGCGGTCTTCGCGGGCTCGCCGTCCCGTACGCCGTCCGGCGCGTTCTCCGGGTGGTGGCAGGCCACCTCGTGGCCCGTGCGGAGCGCCACCAGCGGCGGCTCGGTGGTCGCGCACACCTCGGTCGCCTTCCAGCAGCGGGTACGGAACCGGCATCCGGAGGGCGGGTCGATCGGCGAGGGCACGTCGCCCTTGAGCAGGATGCGGTCGCGCTGGGTGCGCCGCTTGGGGTCGGGCACCGGCACGGCGGACAGCAGTGCCTTCGTGTACGGGTGCATCGGCGCCCGGTACAGCGACTTCCGGTCGGCCAGCTCCACGATCTTGCCGAGGTACATCACCGCGATCCGGTCCGAGACGTGCCGGATGACGGAAAGGTCGTGGGCGATGATGACGTAGGTCAGGCCCAGTTCGTCCTGGAGGTCGTCCATGAGGTTGACGACCTGCGCCTGGATGGAGACGTCCAGCGCGGAGACCGGCTCGTCGGCGACGACCAGCTTGGGCTTGAGGGCCAGCGCCCGCGCGATGCCGATGCGCTGCCGCTGGCCGCCGGAGAACTCGTGCGGGTAGCGGTTGTAGTGCTCCGGGCTCAGCCCCACCAGCTCCAGCAGCCGCTGCA from Streptomyces albofaciens JCM 4342 encodes the following:
- a CDS encoding class I SAM-dependent methyltransferase — translated: MPAQPEGPAPDPALTAYEAVAADYDTIVEDPYLLRWVTFYGKLVDRYGSGGPRLLDAGCGTGRGTLALRDRLGFTVTGCDLSPEMIEVARAKPAAAGVPFHVADLRDMPDLGAFDVVTCMGEPLAYLAGEQLATAFAGLGRQLADGGVLVFDMTTLGSFRRDYAVTKVVDRDGRFDVWRGGPVPVEPDTVVDVTHDYFARTGEDTWRRVSSRHRYHHHSDATVRRQLAAAGLRMVAAHGVEGRKLTDAPDEDACRKILYVAGKQSE
- a CDS encoding ABC transporter ATP-binding protein, with protein sequence MTETEETGVAAGTTDESAAPLLRVRGLVRHFPITKGLLKRQVGAVQAVDGIDFDVRPGETLGVVGESGCGKSTMGRLITRLDEPTGGTIEFEGKDITHLPPGKLRPMRRDVQMIFQDPYGSLNPRHTIGGIVGTPFRLQGVEPEGGVKKEVQRLLELVGLSPEHYNRYPHEFSGGQRQRIGIARALALKPKLVVADEPVSALDVSIQAQVVNLMDDLQDELGLTYVIIAHDLSVIRHVSDRIAVMYLGKIVELADRKSLYRAPMHPYTKALLSAVPVPDPKRRTQRDRILLKGDVPSPIDPPSGCRFRTRCWKATEVCATTEPPLVALRTGHEVACHHPENAPDGVRDGEPAKTA